One Narcine bancroftii isolate sNarBan1 chromosome 3, sNarBan1.hap1, whole genome shotgun sequence DNA window includes the following coding sequences:
- the LOC138757750 gene encoding prostate androgen-regulated mucin-like protein 1, with amino-acid sequence MLGNVGAAALLLVAALPGLLNATTTSVSTKLIPPSSKPSTDGTTTTPIDGSLVTAIQSTTRNPSTTRPLQSSTSASQSTDVAGPSLVTLTPSESEDITTTELPLGSLLTEQALPTSDSTNTELLNSHSILDQSTNGNTSESNSTITTNSNSSTTSNEPTFNNTLSPGYTSVSWSTTSAREPGTTTSSSTPASYPTFSQTSASRTSPSQSTSALTQLATSTLPANVTKTRSGTSEQESSSVVSQSTNGTLSTNDTTPSIMQTGASTTVSGSTATTRGKETTPSTVATSVSPSTVSLQASHQPGSLSLGISTKHTTVSMQESSTRTQEAAGGLSIGGVMALSIVTIVVLVVLIGGFVYFKIRHSSYRRLLDSQDCDSWRNYNNPLYDDS; translated from the exons ATGCTCGGGAACGTTGGAGCGGCTGCATTACTCCTGGTGGCAG CCCTCCCAGGACTCTTAAATGCCACAACAACCAGTGTGAGCACCAAACTGATTCCTCCTTCCTCTAAACCCAGCACAGATGGGACAACCACTACCCCTATTGATGGATCCTTGGTTACAGCAATCCAAAGTACCACACGCAACCCCTCAACAACTCGCCCACTGCAATCAAGCACATCTGCAAGCCAATCAACAGATGTTGCTGGGCCTTCACTAGTGACTTTAACTCCAAGTGAGTCTGAAGATATCACTACAACAGAGTTGCCCTTAGGTTCTCTTTTGACTGAGCAAGCACTTCCAACTTCTGATTCAACCAATACAGAGTTACTGAATAGTCACTCCATTTTAGACCAGTCAACCAATGGCAATACATCAGAATCAAATTCCACAATTACCACCAACTCCAATTCATCTACAACTTCAAATGAACCAACATTTAACAACACTTTATCACCAGGTTACACCAGTGTATCATGGTCCACCACGTCAGCTCGAGAACCAGGTACTACAACGTCATCTTCAACTCCAGCCAGTTATCCCACTTTTTCTCAGACCTCAGCAAGTAGAACCAGTCCATCACAGTCCACTTCAGCTTTAACCCAGTTAGCCACTAGTACATTACCAGCTAATGTAACCAAAACCCGATCAGGTACGAGTGAACAAGAGTCATCCAGTGTCGTAAGCCAGTCAACCAATGGCACTCTGTCAACCAATGATACAACTCCCAGTATAATGCAGACAGGAGCTAGCACAACTGTGTCAGGAAGTACGGCCACCACCCGTGGAAAGGAAACAACACCATCAACTGTTGCCACGTCCGTGTCTCCATCTACTGTTTCGCTACAAGCTTCACACCAGCCTGGTTCATTGAGCCTAGGCATCTCAACAAAGCACACCACTGTCTCAATGCAGGAAAGCAGCACCAGGACTCAGGAAGCAGCAGGAGGTCTGAGCATAG GAGGAGTCATGGCTCTCTCAATTGTGACTATTGTGGTGCTGGTGGTACTGATTGGAGGATTCGTGTACTTCAAGATAAG gcattcttcatacAGACGTTTGCTTGATAGCCAGGATTGTGACTCATGGAGAAATTACAACAACCCACTGTATGATGATTCTTAG